One region of Mesobacillus boroniphilus genomic DNA includes:
- a CDS encoding DUF1292 domain-containing protein: protein MKNDSIRDLVTVTDDRGKERQFEVEALFEMNGESYAMLRDEEGTVLMKVEEQGSDQFLVGLESDFEKSQLLDAYQIAVDAAPAED from the coding sequence TTGAAAAATGATTCAATCAGGGACCTGGTAACAGTAACAGATGATAGGGGCAAGGAGAGGCAATTCGAAGTAGAAGCATTATTTGAAATGAATGGAGAATCCTACGCTATGCTTAGGGATGAAGAAGGAACAGTGTTAATGAAAGTCGAAGAGCAAGGTAGTGATCAATTCCTCGTTGGCCTTGAGAGTGACTTTGAAAAGTCACAATTGCTCGATGCCTATCAAATTGCTGTTGATGCCGCACCTGCGGAAGATTGA